One part of the Flavobacteriales bacterium TMED191 genome encodes these proteins:
- a CDS encoding DUF1643 domain-containing protein, whose product MFENDKGADFSECKKYRYSLQRKWNKKPLLLFIMLNPSTADANIDDPTIKKCIYFSKKWGFGGIMVGNLFAYRSTDPKKLKKITDPQGADNKRFIKKMVAKASTVICAWGNGYGPPPNYLKRLTELHYLKINKDGTPAHPLYLKRSLMYSKY is encoded by the coding sequence ATGTTTGAAAATGATAAAGGTGCCGATTTTTCTGAATGTAAAAAATACAGATATTCTCTTCAGCGTAAATGGAACAAGAAGCCACTATTGTTATTTATTATGTTAAATCCATCAACAGCTGATGCCAATATTGATGACCCAACAATAAAAAAATGTATTTATTTCTCAAAAAAATGGGGCTTTGGGGGCATAATGGTGGGTAACTTATTTGCTTACAGGTCAACTGATCCAAAAAAACTAAAAAAAATAACTGACCCTCAGGGCGCAGATAATAAGAGATTTATTAAAAAGATGGTTGCTAAAGCCTCTACTGTGATTTGTGCTTGGGGAAATGGCTATGGTCCCCCACCAAATTATCTAAAAAGATTAACCGAACTACATTATTTAAAAATCAATAAAGATGGAACTCCTGCTCACCCATTATATTTAAAAAGGTCATTAATGTATAGCAAATACTAA